The following are from one region of the Nicotiana tomentosiformis chromosome 7, ASM39032v3, whole genome shotgun sequence genome:
- the LOC104121674 gene encoding chaperone protein dnaJ 11, chloroplastic, with product MVQSLTLISPTSFPFSVHNSSSSAAFGDHVRVSYTVKSTKRLSICAAVVAEAPPALERTRPASLYEVLRVKRDASAKEIKVAYRNLAKLYHPDAASLPEESSNDRNFIEIHDAYATLSDPSARALYDLKLSVVSRRRDFGHSSDGFRINRSEFYPTRRWETDQCW from the coding sequence ATGGTCCAATCCCTAACCCTAATTTCCCCAACTTCCTTCCCCTTTTCCGTTCATAACTCCTCTTCCTCCGCCGCGTTTGGAGATCACGTCCGTGTTTCGTACACCGTGAAGAGTACTAAGAGATTGTCGATATGTGCTGCCGTCGTTGCCGAGGCTCCGCCGGCGTTGGAGAGGACAAGACCGGCGAGTCTCTATGAGGTGTTAAGGGTTAAAAGAGACGCTTCAGCGAAAGAGATTAAGGTTGCTTACCGGAATTTGGCTAAACTGTACCATCCCGATGCTGCTTCTCTGCCGGAGGAATCCTCCAACGACCGGAATTTCATTGAAATTCACGATGCTTATGCCACGCTCTCTGATCCTTCTGCCAGGGCGCTGTACGACCTCAAGTTAAGCGTAGTCTCTCGCCGGCGAGATTTTGGGCACTCTTCCGATGGATTTCGCATCAATAGGTCGGAGTTTTATCCGACCCGGAGATGGGAAACGGATCAATGCTGGTGA